A window of the Salmo trutta chromosome 25, fSalTru1.1, whole genome shotgun sequence genome harbors these coding sequences:
- the LOC115161936 gene encoding gastrula zinc finger protein XlCGF17.1 isoform X1, giving the protein MASVKDSSQTLLLNIITKDKEEEVKIWECEDYPGESPDMASVELAGSSQTLGLNVTINEEQKEDIGESADHGETPNSSDQVETFPASGKKHQEGIKAKRSRNCPHCEESFPFPSYLERHLRKHSGEKPYSCSVCGRSFSQLSGLNVHQRTHTGEKPHRCPHCEESFPFPSYLERHLRKHSGEKPYSCSVCGMSFSQLSGLNVHQRTHTGEKPHRCPHCEKSFPFPSYLERHLRKHSGEKPYCCSDCGKCFTTSSHLTSHRRVHTGEKPYSCSDCGKSFPFPSYLERHLRKHANHCVI; this is encoded by the exons ATGGCATCAGTGAAAGACAGCAGTCAAACACTCCTGTTGAATATCATCACGAAAGATAAAGAGGAGGAAGTGAAGATTTGGGAATGTGAGGATTACCCAG GAGAGAGTCCAGACATGGCATCAGTAGAGCTGGCAGGCAGCAGTCAAACACTGGGGCTGAATGTCACCATTAATGAAGAACAGAAGGAAGACATTGGGGAATCTGCTGATCATG GAGAGACCCCTAACTCCTCTGACCAAGTTGAGACATTTCCTGCATCAGGGAAGAAACATCAGGAAGGGATCAAAGCTAAGAGGTCTCGCAACTGCCCACACTGTGAGGAGAGCTTCCCATTCCCATCATATCTTGAAAGACACCTTCGAAAACATTCTGGAGAGAAGCCATATTCCTGCTCTGTCTGTGGGAGGAGTTTCTCTCAACTGAGTGGCTTGAACGTGCACCAGCGAacgcacactggagagaagcctcaccGCTGTCCTCACTGTGAGGAGAGTTTCCCATTCCCATCATATCTTGAAAGACACCTTCGAAAACattctggagagaagccttattccTGCTCTGTCTGTGGGATGAGTTTCTCTCAACTGAGTGGTTTGAACGtgcaccagcgaacacacactggagagaagcctcaccGCTGTCCTCACTGTGAGAAGAGTTTCCCATTCCCATCATATCTTGAAAGACACCTGCGAAAACATTCTGGAGAGAagccctactgttgctctgactgtgggaaatgcttcacaacatcaagTCATCTAACCTCTCATCGCCGagttcacacaggggagaagccttactcttgctctgactgtgggaagagtttcccATTCCCGTCATATCTTGAACGACACCTGCGGAAACATGCTAACCATTGTGTTATATGA